The following are encoded in a window of Penicillium oxalicum strain HP7-1 chromosome II, whole genome shotgun sequence genomic DNA:
- a CDS encoding Adenine phosphoribosyltransferase, translated as MSTSSSTQPDASAAQVSGHSTTHASRSAELASLKVGLRAALRQFPDFPSPGILFEDILPIFADPKLHESLIRSLELHVLEAYGGQKPDVIVGLEARGFLMGPSLALRLGASFVPVRKQGKLPGPCVTQAYEKEYGQDFFQMQEGAIKPGQKVIVVDDIIATGGSAWAGGEMIRKMGGDLLGFIFILELEFLKGRDKLPAPVYTLLSGQA; from the exons atgtccacctcatcttccacccAGCCTGATGCCTCCGCCGCCCAAGTCTCCGGCCACTCCACCACCCATGCCTCCCGCTCCGCCGAACTCGCCAGTCTTAAAGTAGGCCTGCGCGCTGCCCTGCGCCAGTTCCCAGATTTCCCCAGCCCCGGCATTCTTTTCGAGGACATCCTGCCCATCTTCGCCGACCCCAAGCTGCATGAGTCTTTGATCCGCTCTCTGGAGTTGCACGTCCTGGAGGCCTACGGTGGCCAGAAGCCCGATGTGATCGTTGGTTTGGAGGCTCGTGGGTTCCTCATGGGCCCCAGCCTGGCTCTGCGTCTGGGCGCCAGCTTCGTGCCGGTGCGCAAGCAGGGCAAGCTGCCCGGTCCTTGTGTGACCCAGGCCTACGAGAAGGAGTATGGTCAGGACTTTTTCCAGATGCAGGAGGGTGCTATCAAGCCCGGGCAGAAGGTCATTGTTGTTGACGACATCATTGCTACTG GTGGCTCTGCTTGGGCTGGTGGCGAGATGATCCGCAAGATGGGCGGTGACCTGCTCggattcatcttcatcttggaGCTGGAGTTCCTCAAGGGCCGTGACAAGCTCCCCGCTCCGGTTTACACCCTGCTCTCTGGCCAGGCTTAA
- a CDS encoding Helicase swr1: MQNGSPNSPSPRDDYLTPVPDSPVLEAAALEIQVDSKPSDEIPSGPPVDEPPPQIEGPPSKKRRLTETTPSRRSTPRPPSPPWKKAGIDGPTSFTVEGRRRSSRTNAIPLEMQPHSDKRQTRGGQTQHTPKNVRDGSKPATSSPLAVAQSRAGVGSKVGGKVLSHGSPRTGSIKAATTGKLAASKSLSTKSSSQSRTRSRSSVNTQRTSRPTTNGASPRQLRDRSSLLTTSPEAGDESGDIEAVDQEGEEGQVKVPRLRIKVKKPVPPIRHPGHIASKKYDSFREWMDKEDEPSLLSSEEALEEAKRRRLVIDAANPGGPLSSEVCSAYITDQQEEPPPQYSHQDHLVAHVLYFQRLLEKEHKRHRQTAKLFAQWCADAYRKRHKNPEDILREQQEEVRGKRKQVVKDLQKMFDLVRAEIDRARLARWEEERKMQDQQALDRAIKKSTMLFEKRRSEILGEANSDVPATSDDEEDDDSDSAMNSSDSDHESNMSSSESETDDDDDANVDDDARLTAEELRLKYANLPADGKQDEQSVTSEIPPSAIDSELLPSELDSQATPAPLDDVDSVLMDESDDESTDMDDDMGDSDDDMESDDGGSEDESGGDEDDEGPGLLGFFSSRDLPVAKGNTETETVEDEEDADADFEHPAERFVPPDGHDSSREGTPMDVVEASAEPTPAETNDISTVDTPLEGQNQVAATPQAPLEPTAESKSPIWTDPEAKLQPVDEIQENNEPAPAGELSSEASPGTLATKPSEPESVSSYEPTSEKLLQADDSPAPGLKTPIPHLLRGTLREYQHYGLDWLAGLYKNHINGILADEMGLGKTIQTIALLAHLAVDHGVWGPHLVVVPTSVMLNWEMEFKKWCPGFKIMTYYGNQEERKAKRRGWTDDNAWNVLITSYQLVLQDQQSLKRRNWHYMILDEAHNIKNFRSQRWQALLTFRTRARLLLTGTPLQNNLTELWSLLFFLMPSDGDGNGIEGFADLRDFSEWFRRPVEQILEHGRETMDEEAKRVVTKLHTVLRPYILRRMKADVEKQMPGKYEHVIYCRLSKRQRFLYDGFMSMAQTKETLASGNFLSIIHCLMQLRKVCNHPDLFETRPISTSFAMPRSVATDYNMKESLVRRRLLFEHPLTKVDLDFLNLAPVSREDISRRLADDSIRLMAYGPFKALRERQYKRTNWQMSFDGSTMESTLQSLENASRKRRMAELERCLYFESKRHGRRPVYGSSLIEFLRAGTNKEHALSNAPLRKSNMAEWLSSRSSVLASMILNIEERSLEMEGYVQRFACVTPAAVAAGTTEAALTPVETRLLTNTSSDQPYDPFHEARMRLSIAFPDKRLLQYDCGKLQRLDKLLRDLKAGGHRALIFTQMTKMLDILEQFLNIHGHRYLRLDGTTKVENRQLLTERFNSDPRILAFILSSRSGGLGINLTGADTVIFYDLDWNPAMDKQCQDRCHRIGQTRDVHIYRFVSEYTIESNILRKANQKRMLDDVIIQEGEFTTDYFTKLRDVEGLPEGEDALDGQDEASAAMDRVLGNRVASGGKAFEQVEDKEDIDAAKNAQKELEHADDGDFDDRTPAQGTPAQAGTPLPTEGGDTPAPTDGGDAATGKEATDADLEPCHIDDYLLRFMEWNMRDEPLILPVDKSKKRSKKGKEHRIRRRR; the protein is encoded by the coding sequence ATGCAAAACGGCAGCCCGAACAGCCCATCACCGCGAGATGATTACCTGACGCCCGTTCCAGACTCTCCTGTCTTGGAAGCAGCCGCATTGGAAATTCAAGTTGACTCGAAGCCCTCCGATGAGATTCCCTCTGGTCCACCCGTCGATGAGCCGCCTCCCCAAATAGAAGGCCCGCCATCAAAGAAGCGCCGTCTTACTGAAACGACCCCATCGCGTCGGTCGACACCGAGGCCGCCTTCGCCACCATGGAAGAAAGCCGGAATCGATGGACCAACTTCGTTCACGGTGGAGGGGCGTCGCCGATCTTCGCGCACCAACGCGATCCCGCTGGAGATGCAACCCCATTCCGACAAACGCCAGACTCGGGGAGGACAGACACAACATACGCCGAAGAATGTGCGCGATGGCTCAAAGCCGGCAACATCGTCACCGTTAGCCGTGGCGCAGTCTCGCGCCGGGGTTGGTAGCAAGGTTGGTGGCAAGGTTTTGTCTCATGGATCACCTCGGACAGGGTCGATAAAGGCGGCCACAACTGGCAAGCTCGCAGCTTCGAAATCGCTTTCGACGAAGTCCTCCTCTCAGTCCCGCACAAGATCGCGAAGTTCTGTCAATACCCAACGGACGAGCCGCCCGACAACAAACGGCGCAAGTCCCCGCCAGCTGCGCGATcgctcttctcttttaaCAACCTCCCCCGAAGCTGGAGATGAATCCGGCGATATCGAGGCCGTGGAtcaagaaggggaagaagggcAGGTCAAGGTCCCACGATTACGGATCAAAGTCAAGAAGCCTGTCCCTCCCATTCGTCACCCTGGTCACATTGCCAGCAAAAAGTACGATTCTTTCCGAGAGTGGATGGACAAAGAGGATGAACCAAGTCTCTTATCTTCCGAAGAAGCCCTGGAAGAGGCTAAGCGGCGGCGTCTGGTGATCGACGCAGCAAATCCCGGTGGGCCTCTTAGTTCGGAAGTTTGCTCGGCTTATATCACCGATCAGCAAGAAGAGCCGCCACCTCAATATTCACACCAGGACCATCTCGTCGCACATGTGCTGTATTTCCAGAGACtgttggagaaggagcacAAACGGCACCGACAGACAGCAAAACTATTCGCTCAATGGTGCGCAGATGCATACCGAAAGCGTCACAAAAACCCAGAGGATATTCTGCGTGAGCAGCAAGAGGAGGTACGGGGAAAGCGGAAGCAGGTGGTCAAGGATCTCCAGAAGATGTTTGATCTGGTGCGTGCCGAAATCGACCGCGCCCGACTGGCCCGTTGGGAGGAAGAGCGAAAAATGCAAGACCAGCAAGCTCTCGACCGTGCAATCAAAAAATCTACGATGCTTTTCGAGAAACGCCGATCTGAGATCCTTGGCGAGGCGAACAGCGACGTCCCTGCTACTagcgatgatgaggaagatgatgattcgGACTCTGCAATGAACTCAAGTGACTCCGATCATGAGAGCAATATGTCATCCTCAGAGTCCGAAacggatgacgatgatgatgccaaCGTGGACGATGACGCCAGATTGACTGCGGAAGAGCTCCGGTTGAAATATGCCAACCTTCCAGCCGATGGCAAGCAAGACGAACAATCTGTGACTTCTGAAATTCCTCCTTCAGCAATTGACAGCGAGCTTCTGCCCAGTGAACTGGATTCTCAGGCCACTCCTGCACCTCTGGACGATGTGGATTCGGTTCTCATGGACGAGAGTGACGATGAATCGACCGATATGGACGACGATATGGGTGATAGCGACGATGACATGGAATCCGATGACGGGGGGTCCGAAGACGAAAGTGGaggcgacgaggacgacgagggtCCTGGACTACtcggtttcttctcgtctAGAGATCTTCCAGTGGCTAAAGGGAACACAGAAACGGAGActgtggaagatgaggaagatgcgGATGCTGATTTCGAACATCCCGCTGAGAGGTTTGTCCCTCCCGATGGCCATGACTCTTCGCGTGAAGGAACTCCAATGGATGTTGTGGAAGCCTCGGCGGAGCCAACACCGGCTGAGACGAATGATATCTCGACGGTAGACACACCTCTGGAAGGTCAAAATCAAGTGGCTGCAACTCCACAGGCGCCTTTGGAACCCACTGCGGAATCAAAGAGTCCTATTTGGACCGACCCGGAAGCCAAGCTTCAACCAGTGGATGAGATCCAGGAGAACAACGAGCCCGCTCCAGCAGGGGAACTCTCGAGCGAAGCGTCGCCGGGGACTCTGGCAACGAAACCATCCGAGCCCGAGTCTGTCTCTTCGTATGAGCCCACTTCAGAGAAGTTGCTTCAAGCAGACGACTCACCCGCACCGGGACTCAAAACACCCATCCCGCATCTTCTCCGGGGCACTCTCCGTGAGTATCAGCACTATGGTTTAGACTGGCTCGCGGGCCTTTACAAGAATCACATCAACGGCATTCTGGCCGACGAGATGGGTTTGGGCAAGACTATCCAAACCATTGCTCTGCTCGCACATCTCGCGGTCGATCATGGTGTCTGGGGGCCTCATCTTGTGGTTGTGCCCACCAGTGTGATGCTGAACTGGGAGATGGAATTCAAGAAATGGTGCCCGGGATTCAAGATCATGACTTATTACGGTAATCAAGAGGAACGTAAGGCGAAACGTCGCGGCTGGACCGACGACAACGCGTGGAATGTGTTGATCACTTCGTATCAACTTGTGCTCCAGGATCAACAATCTCTGAAGAGGAGAAACTGGCATTACATGATCCTGGACGAGGCGCACAACATCAAGAACTTTCGCTCGCAACGATGGCAAGCTCTTCTTACGTTCCGGACCCGGGCgcgccttcttctcaccGGAACCCCGCTCCAGAATAATTTAACGGAGTTAtggtctttgcttttcttcttgatgcCTTCTGACGGAGACGGCAACGGCATTGAGGGCTTTGCAGATTTGCGGGACTTTTCAGAATGGTTCCGCCGACCCGTCGAGCAAATTCTAGAGCATGGCAGGGAGACCATGGATGAAGAGGCCAAACGAGTGGTGACTAAACTTCATACCGTCCTGCGTCCGTACATCCTGCGCCGAATGAAAGCGGATGTCGAGAAGCAGATGCCAGGCAAGTATGAACACGTCATTTACTGCCGACTATCCAAACGCCAGCGATTTCTCTACGATGGGTTCATGTCCATGGCTCAGACGAAGGAGACTCTCGCGTCCGGCAACTTCCTTTCGATCATCCATTGTCTCATGCAGCTTCGCAAAGTCTGTAACCATCCGGATCTCTTTGAGACCCGACCTATCTCAACATCATTTGCGATGCCACGGTCTGTCGCAACAGACTATAATATGAAGGAGTCACTTGTCCGTCGACGTCTGCTCTTTGAGCATCCACTCACCAAAGTTGACCTGGACTTTCTCAATCTTGCGCCCGTGTCAAGAGAAGACATCTCGCGCAGACTTGCGGATGACAGCATTCGGCTGATGGCCTACGGGCCGTTCAAGGCATTGCGTGAGCGTCAATACAAACGGACAAATTGGCAGATGAGCTTCGATGGGTCCACCATGGAGTCGACCCTGCAGTCTCTGGAGAATGCCAGTCGGAAACGCAGAATGGCAGAACTCGAACGCTGTCTGTACTTTGAATCCAAGCGCCATGGCCGCCGACCTGTGTACGGCAGCAGCTTGATCGAATTTTTGCGCGCGGGCACCAACAAGGAACATGCCTTGTCCAATGCCCCACTCCGTAAAAGCAACATGGCGGAATGGCTGTCCAGCCGGTCCTCTGTACTTGCGTCCATGATCTTGAACATCGAAGAGCGCTCGCTCGAGATGGAGGGCTACGTGCAGCGCTTTGCTTGCGTTACCCCGGCGGCTGTTGCGGCGGGCACCACTGAGGCCGCGTTGACCCCCGTGGAAACTCGCTTGCTCACCAACACCTCCAGCGACCAGCCTTACGATCCGTTCCATGAGGCGAGAATGCGCCTGTCTATCGCTTTTCCGGACAAGAGACTCTTGCAATATGACTGCGGCAAGCTCCAGCGGCTGGACAAGCTGTTACGAGATCTCAAAGCAGGTGGCCATCGTGCGCTGATCTTCACacagatgacgaagatgctGGATATTCTCGAGCAATTCCTCAATATTCACGGCCATCGTTACCTCCGACTTGACGGTACCACCAAAGTGGAAAATCGACAACTGCTGACTGAGCGATTCAACAGCGATCCCCGAATTCTGGCTTTCATCCTGTCCAGCCGATCTGGTGGTCTCGGTATCAATCTGACTGGTGCCGACACCGTCATCTTCTACGATCTGGACTGGAACCCAGCCATGGACAAACAATGTCAGGATCGGTGTCACCGTATTGGGCAGACTCGCGATGTGCATATCTACCGATTCGTGTCGGAGTATACGATCGAGTCCAATATCTTGCGCAAGGCCAATCAAAAGCGCATGCTTGATGATGTGATCATTCAAGAAGGTGAATTCACCACGGATTACTTTACAAAGCTTCGCGACGTGGAAGGTCTCCctgaaggagaagacgcGCTTGATGGACAGGACGAAGCTAGTGCCGCGATGGACCGCGTGCTCGGCAATCGCGTCGCCAGTGGTGGAAAGGCGTTTGAGCAGGTTGAGGACAAGGAGGATATCGATGCCGCAAAGAATGCACAGAAGGAGCTCGAGCATGCCGATGATGGCGATTTCGACGACCGCACTCCTGCACAAGGCACTCCGGCCCAAGCTGGCACACCACTTCCCACCGAGGGAGGTGATACGCCGGCGCCCACTGATGGCGGTGATGCTGCAACCGGAAAGGAAGCCACAGATGCTGACCTTGAGCCGTGCCACATTGATGACTACCTGCTCCGCTTCATGGAATGGAACATGCGTGACGAACCCTTGATTCTGCCTGTggacaagagcaagaagaggtccaagaaggggaaggagcACAGAATCAGACGGCGTCGCTGA